One genomic region from Oncorhynchus gorbuscha isolate QuinsamMale2020 ecotype Even-year linkage group LG13, OgorEven_v1.0, whole genome shotgun sequence encodes:
- the LOC123993298 gene encoding protocadherin alpha-13-like, with the protein MGDGRQRRRWEYWWVAVRFSLLLCLGEKVSAQIRYSIPEEVKEGSVVGNVAKDLGLDVSTLVERRFRIVSGSKDALFQVNQNNGVLYVHKNIDREAICNGKVACAIDLKIVVENPLEVHYVGLEITDVNDHSPSFSEKNLHIEIAENKPAGARFELQPARDFDSGINSIRSYKLNPNEHFDLELRDSGEGDTIPFLILQKALDREQETKHSLLLTALDGGNPPGTGTLNITVTVLDANDNQPVCSQDVYSVTLQENADIGRFVVRVNATDADHGSNGMVEYTLGRNLKRRVHDMFLLDGITGAIEVKGPVDFEENEMYSLNVQASDKGQPPLTTDCRVIVKIQDVNDNRPQIEVTSLSNTVSEDSKPGTVISLISVTDHDSGINGKVISSITENVPFELKPSYKDNVYSIVTKGRLDREFVSHYEITITATDCGQPPLSTFKTLSVQISDVNDNRPEFSQNPLELYLVENNAPGASIFSVSASDKDLNENAAISYHIVRGEGTQNDMASFLNINSDNGHISALKSFDFEILKTFQFQVVATDSGTPLLSNNVTVNVFILDQNDNAPVILYPVSTNGSAEGVEEIPVM; encoded by the coding sequence ATGGGAGATGGAAGACAAAGGCGCAGATGGGAGTACTGGTGGGTTGCTGTGCGTTTCTCTCTTCTGCTGTGTTTGGGGGAGAAGGTTTCCGCACAGATAAGGTACTCTATTCCAGAGGAGGTGAAAGAGGGATCCGTTGTTGGAAATGTTGCAAAGGATTTGGGTCTCGACGTCAGTACTTTGGTCGAGAGACGGTTTCGTATTGTTTCTGGATCTAAGGACGCTCTTTTCCAGGTAAATCAGAACAATGGCGTCTTGTATGTTCACAAGAATATCGACAGAGAAGCGATTTGTAACGGCAAGGTAGCTTGCGCGATAGACCTGAAAATCGTTGTTGAAAACCCGCTTGAAGTCCATTATGTAGGTTTAGAGATAACGGACGTAAATGACCACTCGCCAAGTTTCTCCGAGAAAAATCTACACATAGAGATAGCTGAAAATAAACCTGCAGGAGCTCGATTTGAACTCCAGCCTGCGCGTGATTTCGACTCCGGTATTAATTCTATACGTTCCTACAAGTTAAATCCAAATGAACATTTCGATTTAGAACTGAGAGATAGTGGGGAAGGGGATACAATCCCGTTTTTAATTTTACAGAAAGCCTTGGACAGGGAACAGGAGACCAAACATTCATTACTATTGACTGCATTGGATGGGGGGAATCCACCTGGAACAGGTACTCTAAACATCACTGTCACAGTCCTCGACGCAAATGATAATCAGCCTGTATGTAGTCAGGACGTCTATTCAGTTACATTACAAGAAAATGCTGATATCGGTAGGTTTGTAGTTAGAGTGAATGCAACCGATGCAGACCATGGGTCAAATGGCATGGTGGAATATACTCTCGGTAGAAATTTAAAGCGGAGAGTACATGATATGTTCCTATTGGATGGGATTACTGGGGCAATTGAGGTGAAAGGCCCGGTAGATTTTGAAGAAAATGAGATGTACAGTCTAAATGTACAGGCTTCTGATAAgggccagcctccactgacaaCTGATTGCAGAGTTATTGTTAAGATACAAGACGTGAACGACAACAGACCACAAATAGAGGTTACGTCACTCTCCAATACCGTGTCTGAAGATTCTAAACCTGGAACTGTTATATCTCTCATCAGTGTGACAGATCATGACTCTGGTATTAACGGAAAAGTTATTTCCAGTATAACTGAAAACGTGCCATTTGAATTAAAACCCTCATATAAGGATAACGTGTATTCTATAGTCACAAAGGGACGTTTAGACAGAGAATTCGTGTCCCATTATGAGATCACAATAACTGCCACTGACTGTGGTCAGCCTCCTCTGTCCACATTCAAAACTCTGAGTGTCCAGATATCAGATGTGAACGATAACCGTCCAGAATTCTCCCAAAACCCCCTTGAGCTGTACTTAGTGGAAAATAACGCCCCTGGTGCATCCATATTCTCTGTAAGCGCTTCTGACAAAGACTTGAATGAAAATGCTGCGATTTCATATCACATAGTTAGAGGAGAAGGGACGCAGAATGACATGGCATCTTTTCTGAATATAAATTCGGATAATGGTCATATTTCCGCGCTGAAAAGCTTTGACTTCGAAATCCTCAAAACGTTCCAATTCCAAGTTGTAGCTACAGACTCTGGAACTCCGTTACTAAGCAACAACGTCACAGTGAACGTGTTCATTCTGGATCAGAACGACAACGCTCCAGTGATCTTGTATCCAGTCAGCACTAACGGTTCTGCTGAAGGTGTGGAGGAGATTCCCGTAATGTGA
- the LOC123993813 gene encoding protocadherin alpha-7-like, translating to MEYGGQRRRWEYWWVVLRFSLLLCSGEKVSAQIRYSIPEEVKEGSVVGNVAKDLGLDVSTLVERRFRIVSGTKEDIFQVNQNNGVLYVHKNIDREVLCDGNIACLINLKMVVENPLEIHYAGIEITDVNDNSPNFQEKYKLVDISESTLSGKRLQLPAARDPDVGVNAVRVYKLSHNEHFDLQIRERGEDKIPFLVLQKPLDREKQSEHRLVLTAVDGGSPQRSGTLNVTITVLDSNDNNPVFSHEVYSVTLPENVQPGTIVLNVKATDLDDGSNGDVEYLFGSELLPKIYDVFSLDKATGAIRVKGYVDFEDIDTYKLDVHATDKGQPPMSTDCRVIIKILDLNDNKPEIEVTSLSSMVAEDSKPGTIISLISVTDKDSGINCKVVCSLSDDVPFELKPSYQDNMYSLVTRQRLDRELVSHYDITITATDCGQPPLSTFKTLSVQISDVNDNSPEFSQNPFELYLVENNAPGASIIFVSASDKDLDENAAISYHIVRGEGTQNDMASFLNINSDNGHISALKSFDFETLKTFNFQVVATDSGTPSQSTNVTVNVYILDQNDNAPVILYPVSPNGSAEGVEEIPRNVNAGHLVTKVRAYDADIGYNGWLLFSLQEVTDHSLFALDRYTGQIRTLRSFTETDEAEHKLVILVKDNGNVSLSATSTVIINVVEPKEAFAASDVKSAVKDEEENSVTFYLIITLGSVSTLFLISIIVLIVMQCSKPTDYSSKYLQDVNYDGTLCHSIQYRSGDNRYMLVGPRMSIGSTIVPGINGNTLVVPSDQRRASGEQRMLAMVLNYQLTD from the exons ATGGAATATGGAGGACAAAGGCGCAGATGGGAGTACTGGTGGGTTGTTCTGCGTTTCTCTCTTCTGCTGTGCTCCGGGGAGAAGGTTTCAGCACAGATAAGGTACTCTATTCCAGAGGAGGTCAAAGAAGGATCCGTTGTTGGAAATGTTGCTAAGGATTTGGGTCTCGACGTCAGTACTTTGGTGGAGAGACGGTTTCGTATCGTTTCTGGAACTAAAGAAGATATTTTCCAGGTAAATCAGAACAATGGAGTCTTGTATGTTCATAAGAACATCGACAGAGAGGTGCTCTGTGATGGCAATATTGCATGTTTGAtaaacctgaaaatggttgttgaAAATCCGTTAGAAATACATTACGCCGGAATAGAAATCACGGATGTTAATGATAACTCGCCCAATTTTCAAGAGAAATACAAACTAGTTGATATTTCGGAATCTACTCTTTCTGGCAAGCGACTCCAGTTACCAGCCGCGCGTGATCCTGATGTTGGCGTTAATGCAGTACGTGTCTATAAATTGAGTCACAATGAACATTTTGATTTGCAaataagagaaagaggagaagataaAATTCCCTTCTTAGTTTTACAAAAACCCTTGGATAGAGAGAAACAATCTGAACATAGACTAGTTTTAACTGCAGTCGATGGTGGAAGTCCACAGAGGTCAGGGACTCTTAATGTCACTATCACTGTTCTCGATTCAAATGACAACAATCCTGTATTTAGTCATGAGGTATACTCGGTCACATTGCCTGAAAATGTCCAACCCGGAACTATTGTACTCAACGTCAAGGCAACAGATTTGGACGACGGTTCCAATGGTGACGTTGAATATTTATTTGGTAGTGAACTTCTTCCCAAGATATATGACGTATTTAGTTTAGATAAAGCTACAGGTGCAATTCGTGTTAAAGGTTACGTTGACTTCGAGGACATTGACACATATAAACTAGACGTCCATGCCACTGACAAAGGGCAGCCCCCAATGAGTACGGATTGTCGAGTCATTATAAAGATACTCGATTTAAACGACAATAAACCCGAAATAGAGGTGACATCCCTCTCTAGTATGGTGGCCGAAGATTCAAAACCAGGAACTATTATTTCTCTAATTAGTGTGACAGATAAAGACTCTGGTATTAATTGTAAAGTTGTATGCAGTCTTTCAGACGATGTACCTTTCGAATTAAAGCCCTCATACCAAGATAATATGTATTCTTTAGTGACCAGACAACGTTTGGATCGTGAACTCGTgtcccattatgacatcacaataactgCCACTGACTGTGGTCAGCCTCCTCTGTCCACATTCAAAACTCTGAGTGTCCAGATATCAGATGTAAATGATAACAGCCCAGAATTCTCCCAAAACCCCTTTGAGTTGTACTTAGTGGAAAATAACGCCCCTGGTGCATCTATAATCTTTGTAAGCGCTTCTGATAAAGACTTGGATGAAAACGCTGCGATTTCATATCACATTGTTAGAGGTGAAGGGACACAGAATGATATGGCTTCTTTTTTAAATATCAATTCGGATAATGGACATATCTCCGCGCTCAAAAGCTTTGACTTTGAAACTTTAAAAACATTCAATTTCCAAGTTGTAGCTACAGACTCTGGAACTCCGTCACAAAGCACCAACGTCACAGTCAACGTGTACATTCTGGATCAGAACGACAACGCTCCAGTGATCTTGTATCCAGTCAGCCCTAACGGTTCCGCTGAAGGTGTGGAAGAGATTCCCCGCAATGTGAACGCAGGCCATTTGGTGACTAAAGTGAGAGCCTATGACGCTGATATAGGATATAACGGCTGGTTATTATTTTCACTGCAGGAAGTTACTGACCACAGTCTCTTTGCTTTGGACCGCTATACAGGACAGATAAGGACACTTCGGTCATTCACAGAGACAGACGAGGCTGAGCATAAACTGGTCATACTGGTAAAAGACAATGGGAACGTTTCACTCTCAGCAACATCTACTGTGATTATCAACGTTGTGGAGCCCAAAGAGGCTTTTGCAGCTTCTGATGTGAAAAGCGCAGTAAAAGATGAGGAGGAGAACAGcgttacattttatttgatcatTACTTTGGGGTCAGTTTCAACACTTTTTCTCATCAGTATCATCGTGTTGATTGTAATGCAGTGCTCCAAACCCACAGACTATTCCTCCAAGTATTTACAAGATGTGAATTACGACGGGACACTGTGCCACAGCATCCAGTACAGATCCGGAGACAATCGGTACATGTTAGTTGGACCCAGAATGAGTATAGGTTCTACTATAGTCCCGGGAATCAATGGGAATACTCTAGTGGTTCCCTCAGATCAAAGGAGAGCTTCTGGAGAG CAGCGGATGCTGGCCATGGTGCTGAACTACCAGCTCACCGATTAG